The following are encoded together in the Streptomyces rapamycinicus NRRL 5491 genome:
- a CDS encoding ribonuclease H family protein, with protein sequence MAEQIIAACDGASKGNPGPAAWAWVIAGTGGEVERWEAGPLGTATNNVAELTALRELLESTDAGVPLEVRMDSQYAMKAVTTWLPGWRKKGWKTASGSPVANRELVMRIDELLDGRTVEFVYVPAHQVDGDPFNAAADRAASHTARTQQPVGTSLGSALPPPEARTGTRSAGRGGTARPRTAAAQGRGSGTGTRRGTGSKGSIKAKFPGRCRCGTPYAKGESISKNSDGWGHPSCAT encoded by the coding sequence ATGGCTGAACAGATCATCGCCGCGTGTGACGGGGCATCGAAGGGAAACCCCGGGCCCGCGGCCTGGGCATGGGTCATCGCGGGCACCGGCGGCGAGGTGGAGCGCTGGGAGGCCGGGCCGCTGGGCACCGCGACCAACAATGTCGCCGAGCTGACCGCGCTGCGAGAGCTGCTGGAGTCCACCGACGCGGGCGTGCCGCTGGAGGTGCGCATGGACTCCCAGTACGCGATGAAGGCGGTCACCACATGGCTGCCCGGGTGGCGGAAGAAGGGGTGGAAGACCGCCTCGGGGTCGCCGGTGGCCAACCGCGAGCTGGTGATGCGCATCGATGAGCTGCTGGACGGCCGTACGGTGGAGTTCGTCTACGTGCCGGCGCACCAGGTCGACGGCGACCCCTTCAACGCGGCCGCCGACCGGGCGGCCAGCCACACGGCCCGTACCCAGCAGCCCGTGGGCACCTCGCTCGGCTCCGCCCTGCCGCCGCCCGAGGCCCGGACGGGGACACGCTCGGCCGGTCGTGGCGGCACGGCGCGCCCGCGTACGGCGGCGGCACAGGGGCGGGGGAGCGGCACCGGCACGAGGAGGGGCACCGGCTCCAAGGGGTCCATCAAGGCGAAGTTCCCCGGCCGGTGCCGCTGCGGTACGCCCTACGCCAAGGGCGAGAGCATCAGCAAGAACTCCGACGGCTGGGGCCATCCGTCCTGCGCCACCTGA
- a CDS encoding zinc-dependent alcohol dehydrogenase family protein — protein MKAVAIQAFGPPEGLAVIDIPVPTPAAGQVLIANEAMGVGGSDAVIRRGTLTGYGFKEGHIPGSEVAGTVAAVGDGVDASWVGRRVWAFTGVNGGYVEQAIAAVEEILPLPAGLSAVDAVTLGSSGIVAHFALSHAHFAPGESVLVRGAAGSLGIMTVQLAAHGGAGAVAVTTSSAERGDRLRKLGATHVLDRSGEGGDAAPSGDAPSGYDVIIDIIAGADMPSFFAKLNPNGRMVAVGAVGGMPPADFGMAMMAAFQKSMSFAAFSAATVAEPDRRAVRTEQFAAASRGELHTVVHELLPLEQAVLAHRKMDTGEVFGRIVLTP, from the coding sequence TTGAAAGCAGTCGCGATCCAGGCGTTCGGACCTCCCGAAGGTCTGGCAGTGATCGACATCCCCGTCCCGACCCCCGCCGCCGGACAGGTGCTGATCGCCAACGAGGCGATGGGCGTCGGCGGCTCCGACGCCGTGATCCGCCGCGGGACCCTCACCGGCTACGGCTTCAAGGAAGGCCATATCCCGGGCAGTGAGGTGGCGGGCACCGTGGCCGCGGTCGGCGACGGCGTCGATGCGTCATGGGTCGGTCGGCGGGTGTGGGCCTTCACCGGCGTAAACGGCGGCTACGTCGAGCAGGCGATCGCCGCGGTCGAGGAGATCCTCCCCCTCCCCGCGGGCCTCTCCGCTGTCGACGCGGTGACGCTGGGAAGCTCCGGAATCGTGGCCCACTTCGCCCTGTCCCATGCCCACTTCGCTCCGGGCGAGTCGGTGCTGGTGCGGGGCGCGGCCGGCAGCCTCGGCATCATGACGGTCCAGCTCGCGGCGCATGGCGGTGCCGGGGCGGTGGCGGTCACGACGTCGTCGGCCGAGCGTGGCGACCGGCTGCGCAAGCTCGGCGCCACCCATGTGCTGGACCGCTCCGGTGAGGGAGGCGACGCCGCCCCCTCCGGCGACGCTCCCTCCGGCTACGACGTCATCATCGACATCATCGCCGGTGCGGACATGCCGTCCTTCTTCGCCAAGCTCAACCCGAACGGTCGCATGGTGGCCGTCGGCGCGGTCGGAGGCATGCCACCGGCGGACTTCGGCATGGCGATGATGGCGGCGTTCCAGAAGTCGATGTCGTTCGCCGCCTTCAGCGCCGCCACCGTGGCCGAGCCCGATCGCCGTGCGGTGCGGACCGAGCAGTTCGCCGCCGCGAGCCGCGGCGAACTGCATACGGTGGTGCACGAGCTGCTGCCGTTGGAACAAGCCGTACTGGCGCACCGGAAGATGGACACCGGCGAGGTGTTCGGCAGGATCGTACTGACACCGTAA
- a CDS encoding squalene/phytoene synthase family protein, whose protein sequence is MKTRRKTEEPGGWSGMGLWDRALDAAGVGDPSLREDYTRQRKLVAGYRRSSYLAVRLLLPPPLLPHVIAATAFMHRTDTLLDSGPVAERAGACAEWVKEVRDGLAGGGSDQAAVRPLLHTVSAHPGMRGRVEDFLDAAATELEFTGFATEADYQRYVDAYALPAFMLIAGLIAGEDPAMDYREACRMYIDGSQRLDFVNDLAEDLADGRLNLVRETLDAHGVTRTDLENARDTPAIRSLLAHLLGEARECLSASRSLVGLAPPEGRPLFRAMIEIELLTATAAAAKGPGLLRAPARPPLPATARALLRERRRARHPR, encoded by the coding sequence ATGAAGACACGCCGGAAGACCGAGGAACCTGGAGGGTGGTCGGGCATGGGCCTGTGGGACAGGGCGCTGGATGCCGCGGGGGTCGGCGATCCCAGTCTGCGCGAGGACTACACGCGGCAGCGGAAACTGGTCGCGGGCTACCGGCGCAGCTCCTACCTCGCCGTGCGCCTGCTGCTGCCTCCGCCGTTGCTGCCGCATGTGATCGCGGCGACCGCCTTCATGCACCGCACCGACACCCTCCTCGACAGCGGCCCCGTCGCGGAGCGCGCCGGGGCCTGCGCGGAGTGGGTGAAGGAGGTACGTGACGGTCTGGCCGGTGGCGGAAGCGATCAGGCCGCCGTACGGCCGCTGCTGCACACCGTCTCGGCGCACCCCGGGATGCGCGGCCGGGTCGAGGACTTCCTCGACGCGGCCGCCACGGAGCTGGAGTTCACCGGATTCGCCACCGAGGCGGACTATCAGCGCTACGTCGACGCCTATGCGCTACCGGCGTTCATGCTGATCGCGGGCCTGATCGCCGGGGAGGATCCGGCAATGGACTACCGCGAGGCGTGCCGTATGTACATCGACGGCAGCCAGCGCCTCGACTTCGTCAACGACCTGGCGGAAGACCTCGCCGACGGGCGCCTGAATCTGGTGCGGGAGACGCTCGACGCTCACGGTGTCACCCGCACCGACCTGGAGAACGCCCGGGACACCCCCGCGATCCGGAGCCTTCTGGCGCACCTGCTCGGCGAGGCCCGCGAGTGCCTGTCCGCCAGCCGAAGCCTGGTCGGGCTCGCACCGCCCGAGGGCCGCCCGCTCTTCCGCGCCATGATCGAGATCGAGCTCCTCACGGCCACGGCGGCCGCCGCCAAGGGCCCCGGCCTCCTCCGCGCTCCCGCCCGTCCGCCCCTACCGGCCACCGCGCGGGCACTGCTCCGGGAGCGCCGCCGTGCCCGCCACCCGCGTTGA
- a CDS encoding maleylpyruvate isomerase family mycothiol-dependent enzyme encodes MESVNGQSGGDTWPAGLDEAIRATAADIAATLRGASGTGAPVPGSRWTVGEAAAHLAQANELMAHLADGKERGYGDGTPQGLAEANQRALAAFTERRAEPLAAMIVEQADAFLQSAAQPATRGSHASRDELVTPMGPMSLEVLGSYLLTHMLGHGYDLARALGSPHMLDRTRVELTLPFLTTAMPRVFDTAATAGLTARYAIRLRGGACFGATFTDGAVTVTPRPPSRPDCTILTEPVAFLLMALGRLGPWSAVARGRVLTWGRKPWLAPRFPALFSPP; translated from the coding sequence GTGGAATCGGTGAACGGGCAGAGCGGCGGCGACACGTGGCCCGCGGGGCTGGACGAGGCGATCCGCGCCACCGCGGCCGACATCGCCGCCACACTGCGCGGCGCGTCCGGCACCGGGGCTCCGGTGCCCGGGTCGCGATGGACGGTCGGGGAGGCGGCGGCGCATCTGGCGCAGGCCAATGAGCTGATGGCACACCTCGCGGACGGGAAGGAACGCGGCTACGGGGACGGCACACCGCAGGGGCTGGCGGAGGCGAACCAGCGCGCGCTCGCCGCGTTCACCGAGCGCCGGGCCGAGCCGCTGGCCGCCATGATCGTGGAGCAGGCCGACGCCTTCCTCCAGTCGGCGGCTCAGCCCGCGACACGCGGGTCGCATGCGTCACGCGACGAACTGGTCACACCGATGGGCCCGATGAGCCTGGAGGTACTGGGGTCGTATCTGCTGACCCATATGCTCGGCCACGGCTATGACCTCGCCCGTGCGCTGGGCAGCCCGCATATGCTCGACCGGACCCGGGTCGAGCTGACCCTGCCCTTCCTCACCACGGCCATGCCACGGGTGTTCGACACCGCCGCCACCGCCGGGCTCACCGCCCGCTACGCCATCCGCCTGAGGGGTGGCGCCTGTTTCGGCGCCACCTTCACCGACGGTGCGGTGACCGTCACACCGCGGCCGCCGAGCCGCCCGGACTGCACCATCCTCACCGAGCCCGTGGCCTTCCTCCTCATGGCGCTGGGCCGCCTCGGACCGTGGAGCGCCGTCGCCAGGGGCCGCGTCCTCACCTGGGGCCGCAAGCCCTGGCTCGCGCCCCGCTTCCCCGCGCTCTTCTCGCCGCCCTGA
- a CDS encoding TetR/AcrR family transcriptional regulator has product MTDRLPHTLRSDATDNRERILDAARALFATEGLKVPMREIARYAGVGPATLYRRFPTKQMLATEAFTDEMRACRAIVDKGRAEPDPWLGFCLVIEETCELHARSRGFTEAFMSTFPDAMDFVAEREYALRAIAELAHRAKDAGHLRPDFVLDDLVLMLMANRGIHTTSKAARVAASRRFAAFVIQAFQASPQHSPLPPVARLAPAAPAAPAAPGKNT; this is encoded by the coding sequence GTGACCGACCGTTTGCCTCACACCCTGCGCTCCGACGCCACGGACAACCGGGAGCGCATCCTCGACGCGGCCCGCGCGCTGTTCGCCACCGAAGGGCTGAAGGTGCCGATGCGGGAGATCGCCCGGTACGCCGGGGTCGGCCCCGCCACGCTGTACCGCCGTTTCCCGACCAAGCAGATGCTGGCCACCGAAGCCTTCACGGACGAGATGCGCGCATGCCGCGCCATCGTCGACAAGGGGCGTGCCGAGCCGGATCCGTGGCTCGGCTTCTGCCTCGTGATCGAGGAGACCTGTGAGCTGCACGCCCGCAGCCGGGGCTTCACCGAAGCCTTCATGTCGACCTTCCCCGACGCGATGGACTTCGTCGCGGAGCGCGAATACGCGCTGAGGGCGATCGCCGAACTGGCTCACCGCGCCAAGGACGCAGGCCATCTGCGCCCCGACTTCGTCCTGGACGACCTGGTCCTGATGCTCATGGCGAACAGGGGCATCCACACCACGTCGAAGGCAGCCCGGGTCGCGGCATCCCGGCGCTTCGCCGCGTTCGTGATCCAGGCATTCCAAGCCTCGCCGCAGCACTCACCGCTGCCGCCGGTGGCACGCTTGGCACCCGCGGCACCCGCGGCACCCGCGGCACCAGGCAAGAACACATGA
- a CDS encoding endonuclease I family protein, protein MSTHRARRSRRLPLLAVVAAAGVAAPSVAVANTPAPADTTRPAAVQAPDDYYQDATGKSGPELKAALHTIISEQTKLSYDEVWDALKSTDEDPDNPSNVILLYSGHSQAKDANGGDPDDWNREHVWAKSHGDFGTSTGPGTDLHHLRPANVKVNSIRGNKDFDNGGEEVPDAAGNRTDDDSFEPRDQVKGDIARMILYMAVRYDGDDGFPDLEPNDKVDNGSAPNIGRLSVLKEWSAEDPPDDFEKNRNEVIYDSFQHNRNPFIDHPEWVDSIWK, encoded by the coding sequence ATGTCCACTCATCGCGCGCGCCGGTCACGGCGCCTTCCCCTGCTGGCTGTCGTGGCCGCGGCCGGTGTGGCCGCCCCTTCGGTCGCCGTCGCCAACACACCTGCCCCGGCGGACACCACCCGGCCCGCGGCCGTGCAGGCGCCCGACGACTACTACCAGGACGCGACGGGCAAGAGCGGCCCGGAGCTGAAGGCCGCGCTGCACACGATCATCAGCGAGCAGACCAAGCTGTCCTACGACGAGGTCTGGGACGCGCTGAAGTCCACGGACGAGGACCCGGACAACCCGTCGAACGTCATCCTCCTCTACTCCGGCCACTCCCAGGCCAAGGACGCCAATGGCGGCGACCCCGACGACTGGAACCGCGAGCACGTCTGGGCGAAGTCGCACGGCGACTTCGGCACATCCACCGGGCCCGGCACCGATCTGCACCATCTGCGCCCGGCCAATGTGAAGGTGAACAGCATCCGCGGCAACAAGGACTTCGACAACGGCGGCGAGGAGGTGCCCGACGCCGCGGGCAACCGCACCGACGACGACTCCTTCGAACCGCGTGACCAGGTCAAGGGCGATATCGCCCGGATGATCCTCTACATGGCCGTCCGATACGACGGGGACGACGGCTTCCCCGACCTCGAGCCCAACGACAAGGTCGACAACGGCTCCGCGCCCAACATCGGCCGTCTCTCCGTACTGAAGGAGTGGAGCGCCGAGGACCCGCCCGACGACTTCGAGAAGAACCGCAACGAGGTCATCTACGACAGCTTCCAGCACAACCGGAATCCGTTCATCGACCACCCGGAGTGGGTCGACTCCATCTGGAAGTAG